From Apium graveolens cultivar Ventura chromosome 9, ASM990537v1, whole genome shotgun sequence, the proteins below share one genomic window:
- the LOC141685459 gene encoding uncharacterized protein LOC141685459 yields the protein MGPFISSCNNQYILLVVDYVSKWVEVKALPTNDTKKYHTNHHIATTYRPQTNGQVEVSNGEIKRILEKVLVYGKACHLPAELEHKTYWALKKLNLDMEAAGEKRMLQLNELEEFRLQAYENNKVYKEKVKRWHDRRLVCKSFVPGQKVLF from the exons atggggccatttatctcatcctgcaacaATCAGTATATTTTGTTGGTGGTTGATTATGTGTCCAAATGGGTCGAGGTGAAAGCTTTACCAACCAATGATACTAAG AAGTATCACACGAATCATCATATTGCCACAACCTACCGtcctcaaactaatgggcaaGTTGAAGTGTCTAATGGGGAGATTAAACGTATCTTGGAGAAGGTG TTGGTGTATGGGAAGGCgtgtcatttacctgcggagttAGAGCATAAaacatattgggctttgaagaagttaaatctTGACATGGAAGCTGCTGGagagaaaagaatgcttcaactAAATGAACTCGAGGAGTTTCGACTACAGGCTTATGAGAATAACAAggtgtacaaggagaaagtcaagagatgGCATGATAGGAGATTAGTGTGCAAGTCTTTTGTGCCCGGTCAGAAGGTTTTATTCTAA